The Aminithiophilus ramosus genome contains a region encoding:
- a CDS encoding ABC transporter substrate-binding protein: MRKNWQLLCLTALCALLVLACGAWAGEKVLTVAYNEEPQTADGQMTTSCYMIPLNVYDRLLECATVGPGKSELVPGLAESWEISDDGKIYTFHIRKGVKFHSGEELTGKDVVYTFDRMLDPATKALNTDILDFVDGAAERMEGKADSTKGLELVDPYTVRITLKEPFVPFLSIMASPQASILSEAFTRPLGDKYGLSPETTCGTGPFVLTEWVLNDHHTLAAFDGYWRGRSKLDRFVVKVVTDTETMRMLFESGEIDIFDCDFAISQIPYFLGHKAWKDQIVSGPRVGIYYFTFNQQIKPFDDVRVRKAFQMAVDRKQLLEKLYYDQGQLENGVMPAGLIHYDPGQTVIPHDPARAKALLAEAGYPDGVDLEIALIASASSQWQKMSEVVQAMVAPAGFRVTLVQMDEAAWYATRKEGKLPMYCQKWSADFNDPDNFFYTFFGSKGTVARSFNNISDEVFAALDRGRSELDFAKRGKLYADLERTIVIDQAAWLPLFSLKHLYVTQPRVKTFVVPWNGWSDFSAYEMEVE, from the coding sequence ATGAGGAAGAACTGGCAGCTCCTGTGTCTGACGGCGCTCTGTGCGCTCCTTGTCCTGGCCTGCGGCGCCTGGGCGGGCGAAAAGGTTCTGACCGTGGCCTACAACGAGGAGCCTCAGACCGCCGACGGTCAGATGACCACGTCGTGCTACATGATTCCCCTCAACGTCTACGATCGCCTTCTGGAGTGCGCCACGGTCGGGCCGGGCAAATCCGAACTGGTTCCGGGGCTGGCCGAGAGCTGGGAGATCAGCGACGACGGGAAAATCTACACCTTCCACATCCGCAAAGGCGTCAAGTTCCACAGCGGTGAGGAGCTGACGGGCAAGGACGTGGTCTACACCTTCGACCGCATGCTCGATCCGGCGACGAAGGCCCTCAACACCGACATCCTCGACTTCGTCGACGGCGCGGCGGAGCGCATGGAGGGCAAGGCCGACTCGACGAAGGGGCTCGAGCTCGTCGATCCCTACACGGTGCGGATCACGCTGAAGGAGCCCTTCGTCCCCTTCCTGTCCATCATGGCCAGCCCCCAGGCCTCGATCCTGAGCGAAGCCTTCACCCGCCCGCTGGGGGACAAATACGGCCTCTCGCCCGAGACGACCTGCGGGACGGGGCCCTTCGTCCTCACCGAATGGGTCCTCAACGACCACCACACCCTGGCCGCCTTCGACGGCTACTGGCGCGGTCGGTCGAAACTGGACCGGTTCGTCGTCAAGGTCGTCACCGACACGGAGACGATGCGGATGCTCTTCGAGTCGGGAGAGATCGACATCTTCGACTGCGACTTCGCCATCAGCCAGATCCCCTACTTCCTGGGCCACAAGGCCTGGAAGGACCAGATCGTCTCGGGGCCCCGCGTGGGCATCTACTACTTCACCTTCAACCAGCAGATCAAGCCCTTCGACGACGTCCGGGTCCGCAAGGCCTTCCAGATGGCCGTCGACCGCAAGCAGCTCCTGGAGAAGCTCTACTACGACCAGGGACAGCTGGAGAACGGCGTCATGCCGGCCGGTCTCATCCACTACGACCCGGGACAGACGGTCATTCCCCACGATCCGGCCCGGGCCAAGGCCCTCCTCGCCGAGGCGGGCTATCCTGACGGCGTCGATCTCGAGATCGCCCTCATCGCCAGCGCCTCCTCTCAGTGGCAGAAGATGAGCGAAGTCGTCCAGGCCATGGTGGCGCCGGCGGGCTTCCGTGTCACCCTCGTCCAGATGGACGAGGCGGCCTGGTACGCGACGCGCAAGGAGGGCAAGCTGCCCATGTACTGCCAGAAGTGGTCGGCCGACTTCAACGATCCCGACAACTTCTTCTACACCTTCTTCGGCTCCAAGGGGACCGTGGCCCGCAGCTTCAACAACATCAGCGACGAAGTCTTCGCCGCCCTCGACAGGGGACGGAGCGAACTCGATTTCGCCAAGAGGGGCAAGCTCTACGCCGACCTGGAGAGGACGATCGTCATCGATCAGGCCGCCTGGCTCCCCCTCTTCTCCCTCAAACACCTCTACGTGACCCAGCCGAGGGTCAAGACCTTCGTCGTCCCCTGGAACGGCTGGTCGGACTTCTCCGCCTACGAGATGGAAGTCGAATAG
- a CDS encoding dipeptidase, translating to MSEKRDSLFVLDAHFDMPMEILERSLRDEKDIFRRYHRQNLRRGGVDCLVGALYVNSIWLPEMGLRCALDQISALMAEVESCPEDLAICRTMAEVDGAKREGKIALLLSLEGADPLGNDLRLLPIFHALGVRGLGLAWSRRNYAADGCWFHPRREGRKGGLTDFGVALVEEATRLGMWIDVSHLNDEGFWDVMELVKGPLIASHSNARALVPGMMRNLTDDQIRAIAERGGVIGMNALDAFIGGGGDGRRLGPDDLARHADHIARLVGIEHVGIGFDLCDGLPSFHSMPDGFPTYDVIENHGETGRFLQALESRGYSREQVALVAGGNFARVFRQILDRY from the coding sequence TTGAGCGAAAAAAGGGATTCTCTGTTCGTCCTCGACGCCCATTTCGACATGCCCATGGAGATCCTCGAGCGGTCTCTGCGCGACGAGAAAGACATCTTCCGCCGCTATCACCGACAGAACCTCCGACGAGGAGGCGTCGACTGCCTCGTGGGAGCCCTCTACGTCAACTCCATCTGGCTGCCCGAGATGGGGCTGCGCTGCGCCCTCGACCAGATCTCCGCCCTCATGGCCGAGGTCGAGAGCTGCCCCGAAGACCTGGCGATCTGCCGGACCATGGCCGAAGTCGACGGGGCGAAGCGAGAGGGGAAGATCGCCCTCCTCCTCTCCCTCGAAGGGGCCGATCCGCTGGGGAACGACCTGCGCCTGCTGCCCATCTTCCACGCCCTGGGCGTCCGCGGGCTGGGCCTCGCCTGGAGCCGCCGCAACTACGCCGCCGACGGCTGCTGGTTCCATCCCCGCCGCGAAGGGCGCAAGGGAGGGCTGACCGATTTCGGCGTCGCCCTCGTCGAAGAGGCGACGCGGCTGGGCATGTGGATCGACGTGAGCCATCTCAACGACGAGGGATTCTGGGACGTCATGGAGCTCGTCAAGGGGCCCCTCATCGCCAGCCACTCCAACGCCAGGGCCCTCGTCCCCGGGATGATGCGCAACCTGACGGACGACCAGATCAGGGCCATCGCCGAACGGGGAGGCGTCATCGGCATGAACGCCCTCGACGCCTTCATCGGAGGAGGCGGCGACGGTCGCCGCCTCGGCCCCGACGATCTGGCCCGCCACGCCGATCACATCGCCCGCCTCGTCGGCATCGAACACGTGGGGATCGGCTTCGACCTCTGCGACGGTCTCCCCTCCTTTCACTCCATGCCCGACGGCTTTCCGACCTATGACGTCATCGAAAATCACGGCGAGACGGGCCGGTTCCTCCAGGCCCTGGAGAGCCGGGGCTACTCGCGGGAGCAGGTGGCCCTCGTGGCCGGCGGCAATTTCGCCCGCGTCTTCCGTCAGATCCTGGACAGATACTGA